A part of Methanomassiliicoccales archaeon genomic DNA contains:
- a CDS encoding PH domain-containing protein yields the protein MGKRFGKTAARIASGAPPSDYLMPGETLRWKGKPAAIVILGRGLLLTFFALVYFSVMMVYVENDGYLPALGIVVLICIMMALVERRFGLLGGVAGIGIAVWAFLSDKGLEWYWYLVPLIFALVALLINYIYLNRVMFVITDRRIITRYGIFTLRYADTGVDKIQNVTVIQPWYERVFGYGDIYFATAGEKGGIDYESPGIKLRSGGAVEWENVGRPFEVNKIAAAVINPSAMPVVVVDQPVQRPSALGTEERLRELDDLRQKGLVTQQEYDEKRKQILERL from the coding sequence TGATGCCTGGCGAGACCTTGAGATGGAAGGGGAAGCCCGCGGCGATCGTCATACTCGGAAGGGGACTTTTGCTCACCTTTTTCGCGCTGGTATATTTCTCAGTCATGATGGTCTATGTTGAAAATGATGGATACCTCCCCGCATTGGGGATCGTTGTCCTTATCTGCATCATGATGGCCCTTGTCGAAAGAAGGTTCGGGCTCTTGGGCGGGGTCGCTGGGATAGGTATTGCGGTATGGGCATTCCTTTCGGACAAGGGCCTTGAATGGTATTGGTACCTCGTGCCCCTGATCTTTGCGCTCGTCGCCCTCCTGATCAATTACATCTATCTCAACCGGGTGATGTTCGTCATCACGGACCGGAGGATAATCACAAGATACGGGATTTTCACGCTAAGATATGCTGATACTGGCGTGGACAAGATCCAGAACGTCACGGTCATTCAGCCCTGGTATGAGAGGGTCTTCGGCTACGGTGATATATACTTCGCAACGGCCGGTGAAAAGGGAGGGATCGACTATGAATCGCCAGGCATCAAGCTCAGGAGCGGGGGAGCTGTGGAGTGGGAGAACGTCGGGAGGCCGTTCGAGGTCAACAAGATCGCGGCAGCAGTGATCAATCCATCCGCAATGCCGGTGGTCGTCGTCGACCAACCTGTCCAACGACCCTCGGCCCTGGGCACCGAGGAAAGGTTGCGGGAGCTTGATGACCTGAGACAAAAGGGGTTGGTCACACAACAGGAATATGATGAGAAGAGGAAGCAGATCCTGGAAAGGCTATGA
- a CDS encoding DEAD/DEAH box helicase: MHEMGWTEPTPVQAQAIPAGLEGRDMFAQAQTGTGKTGAYGTIILMRTEPGYKEPDALVVVPTRELANQVADELNHLGKYTGHESMPIYGGVGIEPQIKHLRRGTDTVVVTPGRAKDLLERNELDLSKVSVVVLDEADRMLDMGFIRDINFIMSKLPKKRQTLLFSATMSPDIKQLAMRQMVNPLEVLVSKDEPVLDLTTQYFLMATRETKRDALYAVLNKFHEKTIIFCHTKRRVDQLKRKIVADGYDAAAIHGDVAQNKREKVMSAFREGSVDMLVATDVAARGLDIDDVELVVNYDAPMDPDTYVHRIGRTGRAGKEGVAVSIFLPEERGLLREILTKTKKPIDLLDIEVVPAPVPRVDPRGTQAREVHISVKKRHQSGPGKMNVTRDQKRRGGEHSHNKRRKGHGQAHVR; encoded by the coding sequence ATGCATGAGATGGGCTGGACCGAGCCTACGCCGGTCCAGGCCCAGGCGATCCCGGCTGGTCTGGAGGGCAGGGACATGTTCGCCCAGGCCCAGACCGGCACCGGCAAGACCGGTGCCTACGGGACCATAATATTGATGAGGACAGAGCCAGGCTACAAGGAGCCTGATGCCCTCGTTGTCGTTCCAACAAGGGAGCTCGCAAACCAGGTGGCCGACGAGCTAAACCATCTCGGGAAGTACACTGGTCATGAGTCAATGCCGATCTATGGCGGGGTCGGCATCGAGCCACAGATCAAGCACCTGAGAAGGGGGACGGACACGGTAGTGGTCACCCCTGGCAGGGCGAAGGACCTCCTTGAGAGGAACGAGCTGGACCTCTCGAAGGTGTCGGTCGTGGTCCTGGACGAGGCGGACAGGATGCTCGACATGGGCTTCATCCGCGACATCAACTTCATCATGTCAAAGTTGCCCAAAAAGAGGCAGACCCTTCTGTTCTCCGCCACGATGTCCCCGGACATCAAACAGCTGGCGATGAGACAGATGGTGAACCCGTTGGAGGTCCTCGTATCGAAGGATGAGCCAGTACTGGACCTTACAACGCAATACTTCCTGATGGCCACCAGGGAGACCAAGCGTGACGCGCTCTATGCTGTTCTGAACAAGTTCCATGAAAAGACCATCATCTTCTGTCATACCAAAAGAAGGGTCGACCAGCTGAAGAGGAAGATCGTCGCCGACGGTTATGATGCAGCCGCCATCCACGGCGATGTCGCGCAGAACAAGAGGGAGAAGGTCATGAGCGCGTTCAGGGAAGGCTCGGTGGACATGCTCGTCGCGACGGACGTGGCAGCGCGAGGGTTGGACATCGACGATGTCGAGCTGGTCGTCAATTATGATGCCCCCATGGACCCGGACACATATGTTCACCGCATCGGCAGGACAGGGAGGGCAGGGAAAGAAGGCGTGGCGGTATCGATCTTCCTCCCAGAGGAGCGAGGCCTTCTCCGAGAGATCCTGACCAAAACCAAAAAGCCCATTGACCTGCTTGATATCGAGGTCGTCCCTGCTCCTGTACCTCGGGTCGATCCAAGGGGGACCCAGGCAAGAGAAGTACACATTTCCGTAAAAAAACGTCATCAAAGCGGTCCAGGCAAAATGAACGTTACAAGGGACCAGAAAAGGAGAGGCGGGGAGCATTCACATAACAAAAGAAGAAAGGGCCATGGACAAGCTCATGTTAGATGA
- a CDS encoding hydantoinase/oxoprolinase family protein: MVQISSTSDRDRSTNYGLGIDTGGTYTDVALVDFRTLKVLAKAKARTTHHDLSIGLGEGVDKVMSYVDEHFEPSLVGVSTTLATNSVLEGRLGRVGLIGLGWTPQEGKEFGAKKQCFLAGGHDVRGRVLASIDHREVMRSVEEMVEHVDSIVVSGLFSVYNPAHEKEVKRLIQQDHDIPVVMAHELTGELGFHERTVTAVLNAGLIPVLRDFLEKVQVILSKKGIRAPLMVFKGDGSLMNIRTAMERPVETLLSGPAASAMGGMLLSGKKDCIVIDMGGTSTDIAVMENGRSRTAPNGAVVGSWPTRVEAVNVWTVGLGGDSEIRATKHGLKVGPYRVMPLCFASQRYERLVEKMKALGEPRFLVASMRTVNGLSENEKLLVEHIRKNGPSTFTELKMAFEEMYLIDRHISSLWKQGAIEGIGLTPTDILHVLGIYREGDVEASRIGLKIFSLAHGLEETEMTEKLFNKVLSRIGEELLNKVLSDELGELPKHEAVGHIINGMSGGRRFSNLRLRAKIDHPIVGLGGPARAFLPRLAEMMDVEVIIPDDHEVGNAIGAVCGQVSEFVDVFVYPRDRGFAVYSIFANPIYYTEKADAVAKAKEMASRHAIARAEMSGGHDLKVEIIVDEERERPDSPLGSDALVQIRVRARAVGTPLDGD, encoded by the coding sequence GTGGTTCAAATATCTTCGACATCTGACAGAGACAGATCGACCAATTATGGTCTCGGCATCGACACTGGTGGGACCTATACCGACGTCGCGTTGGTCGATTTTAGGACCCTAAAGGTCCTTGCCAAGGCCAAGGCGAGGACCACACATCATGACCTCAGCATCGGGCTGGGTGAGGGTGTGGACAAGGTGATGAGCTATGTCGACGAACACTTCGAGCCGAGCCTGGTAGGGGTGTCGACGACCTTGGCCACCAACTCCGTCCTTGAGGGCAGATTGGGGCGGGTAGGGCTCATCGGGCTGGGGTGGACACCTCAGGAGGGAAAGGAGTTCGGCGCGAAGAAGCAATGCTTCCTTGCTGGCGGTCATGACGTCAGAGGGCGTGTGCTGGCCTCTATTGATCATCGTGAGGTGATGCGCTCGGTCGAGGAGATGGTCGAGCATGTCGACTCGATCGTGGTCTCGGGGCTTTTCAGCGTCTACAATCCCGCCCATGAGAAGGAGGTCAAGCGCCTCATACAACAGGATCACGACATACCGGTCGTCATGGCGCACGAGCTCACTGGGGAGCTGGGGTTCCATGAGCGCACGGTAACTGCCGTTCTGAACGCGGGCCTGATACCGGTCCTTAGGGACTTCCTTGAAAAGGTCCAAGTCATACTCTCAAAAAAGGGGATACGGGCACCGTTGATGGTGTTCAAGGGCGACGGCTCTCTCATGAACATCCGGACGGCCATGGAGAGACCGGTCGAGACCCTTCTCTCAGGGCCTGCGGCGAGCGCCATGGGAGGGATGTTGTTATCTGGAAAGAAGGACTGCATCGTCATAGATATGGGTGGGACATCTACCGACATTGCCGTGATGGAGAACGGCAGGTCGAGGACAGCGCCCAATGGCGCGGTGGTCGGCTCTTGGCCGACGAGGGTGGAGGCGGTCAACGTATGGACAGTAGGCCTAGGTGGTGACTCCGAGATAAGGGCCACGAAGCATGGGCTCAAGGTGGGCCCTTATAGGGTCATGCCGCTCTGTTTCGCATCACAGAGATATGAGCGTCTCGTTGAGAAGATGAAGGCCCTTGGGGAGCCAAGGTTCCTTGTCGCCTCGATGCGGACGGTGAACGGGCTCTCTGAAAATGAGAAACTCCTTGTCGAGCACATAAGAAAGAACGGTCCATCGACGTTCACCGAGCTTAAGATGGCATTCGAGGAGATGTACCTCATAGACAGGCATATCAGCTCGCTTTGGAAGCAGGGGGCAATAGAAGGTATCGGGCTTACGCCCACCGACATATTGCACGTCTTGGGAATATATCGTGAGGGGGATGTTGAGGCCTCAAGGATTGGATTGAAGATCTTCTCTTTGGCGCATGGCCTAGAAGAGACGGAGATGACGGAGAAGCTGTTCAACAAGGTCCTTTCACGCATCGGAGAGGAGCTTCTGAACAAGGTCCTATCTGACGAGCTTGGCGAGCTTCCCAAGCACGAAGCTGTCGGTCACATCATAAATGGCATGAGCGGTGGGCGAAGGTTCTCGAACCTGAGGCTCAGGGCAAAAATAGATCATCCGATCGTCGGGCTCGGAGGTCCGGCCAGGGCTTTCCTTCCCCGGTTGGCCGAGATGATGGATGTGGAGGTCATCATACCTGATGACCACGAGGTCGGCAACGCTATCGGAGCGGTATGTGGCCAGGTCTCCGAGTTCGTTGACGTGTTCGTCTATCCGAGGGACAGGGGTTTCGCGGTCTACTCCATCTTCGCAAACCCTATCTACTACACGGAGAAGGCGGACGCCGTGGCAAAAGCGAAGGAAATGGCATCTCGTCATGCCATCGCCAGGGCCGAGATGTCGGGCGGTCACGACCTGAAGGTGGAGATAATCGTCGACGAGGAGAGGGAAAGACCAGACAGCCCTCTCGGCTCCGATGCGCTGGTCCAGATAAGGGTAAGGGCCAGGGCCGTCGGCACTCCCTTGGATGGGGATTGA
- a CDS encoding homospermidine synthase: protein MRFDGKVLIIGYGSVARCTLPILLKHIEIPYENITIIDFENKAPALRQWTSKGIRFKRQRITEQNLDGVLSQYLGPGGLLIDLSWNLDTCTLIRWCHEHDVLFINTSVEVWDSMAEIGSKDPVEKSLYARQMRLRELTKGWDDGVTAVIDHGANPGLITHFVKHALFDIAEKLIEDDKVREEEAERLRALMRTHNFAELAMALDVKVIHCSERDTQITKRPKRVDEFVGTWSIEGLREEGTAPSEIGWGTHEKTLPPLAYVPKTGPKNQIMLAQMGMNTWVRSWVPDCEIVGMAIRHGEAFGLSDKLTVWKDGKAIYRPTVHYAYMPCDCTIASLHELRCNNYVMQSKLRILKEREIVSGEDILGALLMGHEYGSWWCGSILSIEEARKLAPGQNATTVQVAMGVISAVMWMIEHPRQGLCTPEDLPHDYILKIAMPYLGKFVSMPSDWTPLKNRQVYFKENPANNYDEDMWQFKNFMFVP from the coding sequence ATGAGATTCGACGGTAAGGTATTGATAATCGGGTACGGTTCTGTGGCCAGATGCACGCTCCCTATATTGCTGAAGCATATAGAGATACCATATGAGAACATCACGATCATAGATTTCGAGAACAAGGCCCCTGCCCTGAGACAATGGACCAGCAAGGGGATAAGGTTCAAGAGGCAGAGGATCACCGAGCAGAACCTCGATGGGGTTCTGTCACAATACCTGGGCCCTGGCGGGCTCTTGATAGACCTATCATGGAACCTGGACACGTGCACGCTGATCAGATGGTGCCACGAGCATGATGTCCTTTTCATCAACACCTCGGTGGAGGTGTGGGACTCCATGGCCGAGATAGGTTCAAAGGACCCCGTGGAGAAATCATTATATGCCAGGCAGATGCGCCTCCGCGAGCTCACGAAGGGGTGGGACGATGGGGTGACGGCCGTAATAGACCACGGGGCGAACCCCGGTCTGATCACCCACTTCGTCAAACATGCGCTTTTCGACATCGCCGAAAAGCTGATCGAAGATGACAAGGTCCGCGAGGAGGAGGCCGAAAGGCTACGGGCCCTGATGAGGACGCATAACTTCGCAGAGCTGGCCATGGCCTTGGACGTCAAGGTAATCCATTGCTCTGAGAGGGACACCCAGATCACCAAGAGGCCGAAGAGGGTCGACGAGTTCGTAGGCACCTGGAGCATCGAAGGGCTAAGAGAGGAGGGGACAGCACCGTCCGAGATCGGCTGGGGGACGCACGAGAAGACCTTGCCTCCTCTGGCGTACGTTCCTAAGACCGGACCGAAGAACCAGATCATGCTCGCACAGATGGGCATGAACACCTGGGTCAGGTCGTGGGTGCCAGACTGCGAGATAGTTGGCATGGCGATAAGGCATGGCGAGGCCTTTGGACTGTCAGACAAGTTAACGGTGTGGAAGGACGGGAAAGCGATCTACAGGCCGACCGTTCACTATGCGTACATGCCCTGCGATTGCACCATAGCCTCCCTGCATGAGCTGAGGTGCAACAACTATGTGATGCAATCTAAGCTCAGGATCCTGAAGGAGAGAGAGATAGTCTCGGGAGAGGACATCCTCGGGGCGTTGCTCATGGGCCATGAGTATGGAAGCTGGTGGTGCGGCAGCATCCTGAGCATCGAGGAGGCGAGGAAGCTCGCGCCAGGTCAGAACGCTACGACCGTGCAGGTGGCCATGGGCGTGATATCCGCGGTCATGTGGATGATCGAGCACCCCCGTCAGGGCCTGTGCACGCCTGAAGACCTTCCTCACGACTATATTCTGAAGATAGCGATGCCTTATCTCGGCAAGTTCGTCTCGATGCCGTCGGACTGGACGCCGCTCAAGAACAGGCAGGTCTATTTCAAGGAGAACCCGGCGAACAATTATGATGAGGACATGTGGCAGTTCAAGAACTTCATGTTCGTTCCTTGA
- a CDS encoding class I SAM-dependent methyltransferase: MKIDVETWDREWHNAHERSPLRVTPENEERWNRYWNLCAEQYGLEVEAETCLYEKIINHLESGGYLLPGDIVLDVGCGPGTYTIPLAAKARQVVGLDNSTGMIQELESRAKRKGLSNVRTILRDWNDPTPLPQQYDLVISGQSPAIKDAAALFKMGACSTRHCCYTTASWSDEMQIRNELWKRLIGPFTPSSAYDIKYPLNILLESGVRPDLKFITGKTEVALDPQTVVRNYISYFEIFTVMDEERSSIVKDYIMERSQEGVLWKKASKILAVMTWSPHQILP, translated from the coding sequence ATGAAAATTGATGTTGAAACATGGGACAGAGAGTGGCACAATGCTCATGAACGATCACCGCTGCGGGTGACGCCAGAGAACGAGGAAAGATGGAACAGATATTGGAACCTCTGCGCTGAGCAATATGGTCTTGAGGTCGAGGCTGAAACCTGTCTTTATGAAAAGATCATCAATCATCTCGAGTCTGGGGGATACCTTCTTCCCGGTGATATTGTCCTAGATGTGGGGTGCGGACCAGGCACTTATACAATACCATTGGCGGCCAAGGCCCGTCAAGTTGTAGGACTTGATAACTCTACAGGCATGATACAAGAGCTTGAGTCACGGGCAAAGCGCAAAGGCCTCAGTAATGTGAGGACCATATTGCGGGATTGGAACGATCCTACCCCCCTTCCTCAACAATACGATCTGGTGATCAGCGGTCAATCTCCAGCAATAAAAGATGCCGCGGCGCTCTTCAAGATGGGGGCCTGCTCTACAAGGCATTGTTGTTATACCACCGCCTCTTGGAGCGATGAGATGCAGATAAGGAACGAGCTCTGGAAACGCTTGATAGGCCCTTTTACCCCATCGTCAGCCTATGATATCAAGTATCCTCTGAATATTCTTCTTGAAAGTGGCGTACGTCCAGATCTAAAGTTTATCACCGGAAAGACCGAGGTGGCACTGGACCCTCAGACCGTCGTCCGTAATTACATATCCTATTTCGAGATCTTTACTGTAATGGACGAGGAGAGGTCATCGATCGTCAAGGACTATATCATGGAGCGTAGTCAGGAAGGAGTGTTATGGAAAAAAGCCTCGAAGATCTTGGCCGTGATGACCTGGTCCCCTCATCAGATTCTGCCTTGA
- a CDS encoding iron ABC transporter permease produces the protein MIFMGGCFVLMLLLMGVSLSIGSAGISVFEAYAAIFDRFLPDLFDVSWLANTVVWQLRLPRTLMAVAAGAILAIAGCSTQGILHNPLATPYTLGVSASAGFGAAIGIILGHGLFEGSLLVIGNAFLFSLIPAFVILLASRRIGMSPETMILCGVAMAYIFSASNTLLQFFAEADAMKSTVFWMVGDLARSAWWQLPYVFATLTIFILIVLFFAKDISIIKMGDDSAKGLGVEVERVRTIIIMAACLSTAVIVSFTGAIGFICLLAPHIARLVIGSEERYLLPASALGGSCLMLFADIIARTAAAPVMLPVGAITALLGGPLLIYLLLRQRGYHL, from the coding sequence ATGATATTCATGGGTGGTTGCTTTGTTCTTATGCTCTTATTGATGGGCGTATCATTGTCCATTGGTTCAGCTGGCATATCTGTGTTCGAAGCTTATGCAGCAATCTTTGACAGGTTTCTACCCGACCTATTTGATGTCAGTTGGCTGGCCAATACTGTTGTCTGGCAGTTAAGATTGCCACGAACTTTGATGGCAGTTGCTGCCGGAGCAATCCTGGCAATAGCTGGATGCTCAACCCAGGGAATACTGCACAACCCATTGGCCACACCCTATACCCTTGGCGTTTCGGCAAGCGCTGGTTTCGGTGCCGCCATCGGTATCATATTGGGGCACGGGCTGTTCGAGGGCAGTCTATTGGTCATAGGCAATGCCTTTCTCTTTTCACTTATACCAGCTTTTGTAATATTGCTCGCCTCTAGGCGGATCGGTATGTCCCCAGAGACGATGATATTGTGTGGTGTGGCCATGGCGTATATCTTCAGTGCATCTAACACCTTGTTGCAGTTCTTTGCAGAGGCTGATGCAATGAAATCAACGGTCTTTTGGATGGTCGGCGATCTTGCCCGTTCCGCATGGTGGCAACTTCCTTATGTCTTTGCCACTCTCACAATATTCATACTGATCGTTCTGTTCTTCGCCAAAGATATATCAATAATCAAGATGGGCGACGACTCGGCCAAGGGTCTGGGAGTCGAAGTCGAAAGAGTCCGGACGATTATAATAATGGCGGCCTGTCTTTCGACCGCTGTAATCGTATCATTTACCGGGGCGATAGGGTTCATATGCCTTCTTGCCCCTCACATTGCACGGCTTGTCATAGGCTCAGAGGAGAGGTATCTGCTTCCCGCATCGGCTCTAGGTGGTTCATGCTTGATGCTCTTCGCTGACATTATCGCAAGGACAGCTGCGGCCCCGGTAATGCTGCCGGTAGGTGCTATCACCGCACTCCTCGGAGGCCCGCTCTTGATATATTTACTGTTGAGGCAGAGAGGGTATCATTTATGA
- a CDS encoding ABC transporter substrate-binding protein yields the protein MKNKMITISIVCIVIVAGLAAAVYLSSRPSEEEEKGPARFVLEVYGNADLDEDIDEEDLDYVRSIISGELNTTEYADANNDGEINIADVAQIEDIIAHEQSILWIKDGNGNKVKVDYPIQKIGVEYLSNAELVRILGVQNLVAGLDFAPYKLKWFYFPEDNGAIVNMNNMFNPDYEFLTEQDFDLILTFSNAVTEKQEKLPNTNIIFLGLYWPNVIIPEDSRFLAGVMKAGYIFGKEDRAADYVDWLLGLRDMIYARTSNLTAEERPSVLMTSYNKYFRDGTTTNCATYTMIDPLSQMCILAGGDPIAKDLPDWSGANNVYSTTVDIEWVMTKNPEFIFTHTVRYTYGGAIMTPAYGYDMNDSAEMASAVSAMLSRPLLQNTDAYVSSNLYIIAGDFRNNAAGGILGAVYLAKILHPDLFSDLDPESIHQEYVTSWMGLSYDLSTHGVFIYPATD from the coding sequence ATGAAGAACAAGATGATTACAATAAGCATAGTCTGCATAGTAATCGTGGCCGGATTAGCAGCTGCGGTGTACTTGTCCTCGAGACCAAGTGAAGAGGAGGAAAAAGGACCAGCAAGGTTTGTCTTAGAGGTCTATGGGAATGCAGATTTGGATGAGGATATAGACGAGGAAGACCTGGATTATGTCAGGTCTATAATTTCCGGTGAGCTGAACACAACAGAATATGCGGATGCCAACAACGATGGCGAGATCAATATCGCCGATGTTGCCCAGATCGAGGATATAATTGCCCATGAGCAATCGATCCTGTGGATTAAAGATGGCAACGGCAACAAGGTCAAGGTCGATTATCCGATACAAAAGATCGGCGTGGAGTATCTGAGCAATGCCGAACTGGTACGAATACTCGGGGTGCAGAACCTTGTTGCCGGCCTGGACTTTGCTCCTTACAAGCTTAAATGGTTTTACTTCCCAGAGGACAATGGTGCCATTGTCAACATGAATAATATGTTCAATCCGGATTATGAATTCCTAACTGAGCAGGATTTCGATCTCATCCTTACCTTCTCGAACGCTGTCACGGAAAAGCAGGAGAAATTACCGAACACCAACATTATCTTCCTAGGTCTGTATTGGCCCAATGTCATCATTCCCGAGGATTCCAGGTTCTTGGCAGGGGTCATGAAGGCAGGATACATCTTTGGAAAGGAAGATAGGGCCGCTGATTATGTGGATTGGCTGCTTGGGCTGCGTGATATGATCTATGCGAGAACCAGCAACCTGACGGCCGAAGAGCGTCCTTCAGTGCTCATGACCTCATACAATAAATATTTTAGAGATGGGACGACGACCAATTGTGCAACTTATACGATGATCGATCCCCTCTCCCAGATGTGCATCTTGGCCGGGGGAGACCCGATCGCAAAGGACCTACCGGACTGGTCAGGTGCCAATAACGTATACTCCACAACTGTAGATATCGAATGGGTCATGACGAAGAATCCAGAGTTCATTTTTACCCACACTGTCAGATACACATATGGAGGTGCGATCATGACACCGGCTTATGGTTATGACATGAACGACAGTGCAGAGATGGCCTCTGCCGTCTCGGCCATGCTGAGCCGCCCCCTTTTACAGAACACGGATGCCTATGTCAGTTCGAACCTATACATCATTGCTGGAGATTTCCGCAACAATGCTGCCGGGGGCATCTTAGGTGCGGTCTATCTGGCCAAGATATTGCATCCTGACCTGTTCTCTGACCTGGACCCAGAATCGATACATCAAGAGTACGTAACGTCATGGATGGGGCTTTCTTACGACCTAAGTACACATGGGGTGTTCATCTACCCAGCTACGGATTAA
- a CDS encoding ABC transporter ATP-binding protein encodes MLLSADKVYFSYGQDRVLNGICLTAQCSEILGIVGPNGSGKTTFLKCINKILTPSQGNILLEGDLISSMPRIEVAKRIGYVPQNSNGNGGQITVFEVVLMGRRPHINWSIGQSDENKVWAVLRSMNMEHLASRRFDELSSGQRQKVLISRALAQEAKVILLDEPTSNLDIRHQLEVMEMLRSLVREKSLVAIAVVHDLDLALKYCDKVVMMKDGVVFASGNKNDVLTPENIETVYGVKVAIDNSYGRPHIVVL; translated from the coding sequence GTGTTGCTTAGCGCAGATAAGGTGTATTTCTCATATGGTCAAGACCGAGTGTTGAACGGTATCTGCCTTACAGCACAATGTTCGGAGATCCTAGGAATAGTCGGTCCGAACGGTTCAGGTAAAACCACCTTTTTAAAGTGTATCAACAAGATATTGACACCCAGCCAAGGAAACATCTTGCTTGAAGGGGATTTGATATCATCGATGCCCCGCATAGAGGTGGCCAAGCGCATCGGTTACGTTCCACAGAATTCTAACGGAAATGGTGGTCAGATCACCGTGTTCGAGGTAGTATTGATGGGCCGCAGACCTCACATTAACTGGTCCATCGGACAATCTGATGAGAACAAGGTATGGGCCGTACTCCGCTCGATGAATATGGAGCACTTGGCCTCTCGACGCTTTGACGAACTTAGTAGCGGACAGCGGCAGAAGGTGCTGATCTCGAGAGCTCTGGCCCAGGAAGCAAAGGTGATATTGCTCGACGAACCGACCAGTAACCTGGACATCAGACATCAGCTGGAGGTCATGGAGATGCTCCGTTCTCTTGTGCGCGAAAAGTCGTTGGTGGCCATTGCCGTCGTCCATGACCTGGACCTGGCTTTGAAATATTGTGATAAGGTGGTGATGATGAAGGATGGGGTCGTCTTCGCCTCGGGTAATAAAAATGATGTTCTCACACCCGAGAACATCGAGACCGTATATGGTGTCAAGGTAGCTATAGATAATTCCTATGGCAGACCACACATTGTTGTTCTTTGA